The following coding sequences lie in one Apium graveolens cultivar Ventura chromosome 1, ASM990537v1, whole genome shotgun sequence genomic window:
- the LOC141674235 gene encoding ATP synthase subunit beta, mitochondrial, with product MSSRRLLTTLLRHSTRRSTFTSPKPLVSRLSPRSSRPSPAGFLLNRYATYSTSAATETTVSASPTVAAGKITDEFTGAGAIGQVCQVIGAVVDVRFDDGLPPILTALEVMDNSIRLVLEVAQHLGENMVRTIAMDGTEGLVRGQRVLNTGSPITVPVGRATLGRIMNVIGEPIDHRGDIKTDHSLPIHREAPAFVEQATEQQILVTGIKVVDLLAPYQRGGKIGLFGGAGVGKTVLIMELINNVAKAHGGFSVFAGVGERTREGNDLYREMIESGVIKLGEKQSESKCALVYGQMNEPPGARARVGLTGLTVAEHFRDAEGQDVLLFIDNIFRFTQANSEVSALLGRIPSAVGYQPTLATDLGGLQERITTTKKGSITSVQAIYVPADDLTDPAPATTFAHLDATTVLSRQISELGIYPAVDPLDSTSRMLSPHILGEEHYNTARGVQKVLQNYKNLQDIIAILGMDELSEDDKLTVARARKIQRFLSQPFHVAEVFTGAPGKYVELKESITSFQGVLDGKFDDLSEQSFYMVGGIEEVMAKAEKMAKENAASAN from the exons ATGTCTTCACGGCGGCTCTTAACAACTCTCCTCCGCCACTCCACTCGCCGATCTACATTCACCTCTCCCAAACCTCTCGTCTCTCGTCTCTCTCCCCGCTCCAGCCGTCCCTCGCCGGCCGGTTTTCTACTCAACCGGTATGCTACCTACTCTACCTCCGCCGCGACGGAGACTACTGTGTCGGCGTCGCCGACCGTAGCCGCTGGGAAGATCACCGATGAGTTCACCGGAGCTGGAGCAATTGGACAGGTGTGTCAGGTGATTGGAGCTGTGGTTGATGTTAGATTCGATGATGGATTGCCGCCGATATTGACGGCTTTAGAAGTTATGGATAATTCGATTCGATTGGTTTTAGAAGTTGCCCAACATTTGGGGGAGAATATGGTTAGGACTATTGCTATGGATGGTACGGAAGGGCTCGTGAGAGGTCAACGTGTTCTCAATACCGGTTCTCCGATCACT GTTCCTGTCGGTAGAGCTACACTTGGTCGTATTATGAATGTGATTGGAGAGCCTATTGACCATAGAGGCGACATCA AGACCGATCATTCCTTGCCAATTCATAGAGAAGCTCCTGCGTTTGTTGAGCAGGCAACTGAACAGCAGATTCTTGTTACTGGAATTAAG GTTGTTGATCTCCTTGCACCTTACCAAAGAGGTGGAAAGATTGGTCTTTTTGGTGGTGCCGGTGTCGGAAAAACTGTGCTTATTATGGAACTTATTAACAATGTTGCGAAAGCCCATG GTGGTTTCTCTGTCTTTGCTGGTGTTGGGGAGCGTACACGAGAAGGTAATGATTTGTACAGAGAAATGATTGAAAGTGGTGTCATCAAGCTGGGAGAGAAGCAG AGCGAAAGCAAATGTGCTCTTGTGTACGGTCAGATGAACGAACCCCCTGGTGCACGTGCTCGTGTCGGCCTTACCGGACTGACTGTTGCCGAACATTTCAGAGATGCTGAAGGTCAAGATGTGCTTCTTTTCATTGACAACATTTTCCGGTTTACACAG GCTAACTCAGAGGTGTCTGCTTTGCTGGGTCGTATTCCATCTGCTGTCGGTTATCAACCAACTTTGGCCACTGATCTTGGAGGCCTTCAAGAACGTATTACAACCACAAAGAAAGGATCTATTACTTCTGTTCAAGCTATTTATGTGCCTGCTGATGACTTGACTGATCCAGCTCCCGCAACAACATTTGCTCACTTGGATGCCACAACTGTGTTGTCCCGTCAG ATCTCTGAGCTGGGTATCTATCCAGCTGTTGATCCTCTTGACTCTACATCTCGTATGCTTTCTCCTCATATCTTGGGGGAGGAACATTACAATACTGCTCGTGGAGTACAAAAGGTTCTTCAAAATTACAAGAATCTGCAGGATATTATTGCTATTTTGGGGATGGATGAGCTAAGTGAAGACGACAAATTGACAGTTGCTCGTGCTCGCAAAATTCAAAGGTTCTTGAGTCAGCCTTTCCATGTTGCAGAAGTCTTCACTGGTGCTCCCGGAAAGTATGTGGAGTTGAAGGAGAGCATCACTAGCTTCCAG GGTGTTTTGGATGGGAAGTTTGATGACCTTTCAGAACAGTCATTTTACATGGTTGGAGGAATTGAAGAGGTCATGGCCAAGGCAGAGAAGATGGCCAAGGAGAATGCCGCTTCAGCGAATTAA
- the LOC141674244 gene encoding uncharacterized protein LOC141674244, protein MDCKKFIQLVEEKKKRILEKKEAPLKWEQKLEAARLKAEAEAEAKARKKKARKHKRRSVSESDSGTDNESTDEGRRSHVKRHKRHRRSHSRSSDFSSDEDGEARKRKHRKHENHRHRRSHLSSSDSSSDEEGEVRKSRSRKHKNHHHKRRSQSSNSDSSSDEDGENRKRSHRKHNNRHHHRRSESIDSDSSSGEKTVRRRNYEKSHKHHRKSHSHDLKSSDVADGRYGGSWSRGNSSGDIKNGSAEWQKKDHNHAHDSGHHELEEPQQLSDHANQEAQPSGKFNEKPCAEAAERRVVDKKSS, encoded by the coding sequence ATGGACTGCAAAAAGTTTATCCAGCTGGttgaagagaagaagaagagaaTTCTAGAAAAGAAAGAAGCTCCCTTGAAGTGGGAACAGAAACTTGAAGCTGCTAGATTGAAAGCTGAGGCCGAAGCTGAAGCCAAAGCGAGGAAGAAGAAGGCTAGAAAGCATAAGAGAAGATCTGTATCAGAGTCTGACAGCGGAACTGATAATGAAAGCACAGACGAGGGCAGAAGAAGTCATGTGAAGCGTCATAAACGTCATAGACGATCTCATTCAAGAAGTTCTGATTTTTCAAGTGACGAGGATGGAGAGGCCAGGAAAAGAAAGCATCGCAAGCATGAGAATCATCGTCACCGGAGATCTCATTTAAGCAGTTCAGATTCTTCAAGTGACGAGGAAGGGGAGGTAAGAAAAAGCCGCAGTCGAAAGCACAAGAATCACCACCACAAACGGAGGTCTCAATCAAGCAATTCAGATTCATCAAGCGATGAGGATGGGGAAAATAGAAAAAGAAGCCATCGAAAGCATAACAATCGCCATCACCATAGACGGTCAGAATCTATTGATTCAGATTCTTCAAGTGGTGAAAAGACAGTTAGAAGAAGGAATTATGAGAAAAGCCACAAACATCATAGAAAATCTCACAGTCATGACTTGAAGTCCTCAGATGTTGCTGATGGCAGATATGGTGGTAGCTGGTCTCGAGGAAACTCATCCGGTGACATAAAAAATGGGTCAGCGGAATGGCAGAAGAAGGATCATAACCATGCTCATGACTCTGGACATCATGAACTGGAGGAACCACAGCAGCTTAGTGATCATGCCAATCAAGAAGCACAGCCTAGTGGAAAGTTTAATGAGAAACCTTGTGCTGAGGCAGCTGAAAGACGTGTAGTTGACAAGAAATCATCATGA
- the LOC141674240 gene encoding fruit protein pKIWI502-like, with protein sequence MTLLRRFITTAAALRSTFSLHRVSLSSISPAADSLFQISLDVSASPSLISSYNRPGQYLQLCLPHINRSTLLAIASPPSLADSHGVFEFLVKSVSGSTAEMLCELKEGDVVELSHAIGNGFEIEEIRTCQTVLIFATGSGISPIRSLIETGFNADEKPDVRLYFGAKNLNRMAYQDRFKVWESSGVRIVPVLSQPHDSWTGERGFVQDAFSRAKKIYNPHSTGAVLCGHRQMAEEITSALVSNGVSSRKILKNI encoded by the exons ATGACTCTCCTCCGTCGCTTCATCACGACGGCCGCCGCTCTCCGTTCCACTTTCTCTCTCCACCGCGTCTCTCTCTCCTCAATCTCTCCCGCCGCCGACTCGCTCTTCCAAATCTCTCTCGACGTCTCCGCCTCTCCCTCTCTTATCTCTTCCTACAATCGTCCCGGCCAGTACCTCCAGCTTTGTCTCCCTCATATTAACCGATCGACGTTGTTAGCGATCGCATCGCCGCCGTCGCTCGCCGATTCGCACGGCGTGTTTGAGTTTCTGGTGAAGAGTGTGAGCGGATCCACGGCGGAGATGTTGTGTGAGTTGAAGGAAGGTGATGTTGTTGAATTGAGTCATGCGATTGGGAACGGCTTTGAGATTGAAGAGATTCGAACGTGTCAGACTGTTTTAATTTTTGCTACTGGATCTGGAATTAG TCCAATACGATCTCTGATTGAGACAGGGTTCAACGCTGATGAGAAGCCTGATGTGAGACTCTACTTTGGTGCAAAAAACCTGAACAGGATGGCTTATCAG GATAGGTTCAAAGTTTGGGAATCGTCCGGAGTTAGAATTGTACCAGTATTATCTCAACCACATGATAGCTGGACTGGTGAACGTGGCTTTGTCCAG GATGCTTTTTCAAGAGCCAAAAAAATTTACAACCCTCATTCTACTGGTGCAGTGCTCTGCGGTCATAGACAGATGGCTGAG GAGATCACTTCGGCTCTTGTATCTAATGGAGTCTCTAGTAGGAAAATTTTGAAGAACATTTGA
- the LOC141674229 gene encoding sec-independent protein translocase protein TATC, chloroplastic-like → MVTTSALGFNLNYLQNHSDHHQRCLNNSNTTYTPSSQLSFSSKNHKLSISIQRNSYRKSNSLVCFAVEDAVETKPVPPLEEVNTSSDLVQNDDSRNESAIYNFFYPSKELLPEDEEMTIYDHLEELRERLFVSVLGVGAAILGCFAYSKDLIMILEAPVRTQGVRFLQLAPGEFFFTTLKVSGYCGLLLGSPVILYEIIAFVLPGLTRSERRFLGPIVIGSSVLFYTGIVFSYLVLTPAALNFFVNYAEGVVESLWSIDQYFEFVLVLMFSTGLSFQVPVIQLLLGQVGLVSGDQMLSIWRYVVVGAVVAAAIVTPSTDPLTQLLLAGPLVGLYFGGAWTVKLIGK, encoded by the exons ATGGTAACAACAAGTGCTCTGGGCTTCAACTTAAACTACCTCCAAAATCATTCAGACCACCACCAACGTTGTCTTAATAACTCAAACACAACTTACACACCATCTTCTCAGCTCAGTTTCAGCTCAAAAAATCACAAGTTGAGTATCTCAATTCAAAGAAATAGCTATAGAAAGTCGAATAGTCTTGTTTGCTTTGCTGTTGAAGATGCTGTAGAGACCAAACCTGTACCACCACTAGAAG AGGTGAATACAAGCAGCGATTTAGTACAAAATGACGATTCCAGAAATGAGAGTGCCATTTATAATTTCTTTTATCCCAGTAAAGAGCTCCTTccagaagatgaagaaatgaccATATATGATCACTTAGAGGAGTTGCGCGAGAGACTTTTTGTGTCAGTTTTGGGTGTTGGAGCTGCAATATTGGGATGTTTTGCCTATTCAAAAGACCTCATTATGATTCTTGAAGCTCCTGTCAGAACACAAGGTGTTAGGTTTCTTCAATTAGCTCCCGGCGAGTTCTTCTTCACAACTCTAAAG GTATCAGGATATTGTGGCCTTCTTTTAGGGAGCCCCGTGATTCTCTACGAGATCATAGCTTTTGTTCTGCCTGGTTTGACGAGGTCAGAGCGAAGATTCCTGGGGCCAATTGTTATAGGATCATCCGTGCTCTTTTACACAGGCATTGTCTTCTCGTACTTGGTACTCACACCAGCAGCTTTGAACTTTTTTGTTAACTATGCTGAAGGGGTTGTGGAATCATTGTGGTCTATTGATCAGTACTTTGAGTTTGTGCTTGTTCTCATGTTTAGCACAGGTTTGTCGTTCCAG GTTCCAGTAATACAGCTTCTACTCGGACAAGTTGGCCTAGTGTCTGGAGATCAAATGCTTTCGATTTGGAGATACGTTGTTGTTGGAGCCGTAGTTGCAGCTGCCATAGTCACACCATCAACTGATCCTCTTACTCAGTTGCTTCTTGCTGGACCACTTGTGGGTCTCTACTTTGGCGGGGCATGGACAGTGAAGCTTATCGGAAAGTAA
- the LOC141714090 gene encoding uncharacterized protein LOC141714090, with protein sequence MDILGLFPIALGHRKFIMVATDYFTKFGIPHILVTNNGRQFDNAEFKEYCNDNSIELRFTSVSHPQENGQAEVANRIILDRLKKRVERSRNTWVDKLLPILWAYRTTCKVTTEATPFMLAYGAEAVLPVEITHGSSRVEVYEPETNEEGMRLALDLINEVRNEANSRNAEYQRRVSLYYNRRIKEMFF encoded by the exons atggatatacttggtcTGTTTCCTATAGCATTAGGACATAGGAAGTTCATCATGGTAGCTACGGACTACTTCACGAA GTTTGGAATCCCACACATCCTTGTTACGAATAATGGGCGACAATTTGATAATGCAGAGTTCAAGGAGTATTGTAATGATAATAGTATAGAGCTCCGCTTCACCTCGGTTTCCCATCCACAGGAAAATGGGCAGGCGGAAGTCGCTAATCGGATTATCCTTGATAGACTTAAGAAGAGGGTCGAGCGCTCGAGGAACACTTGGGTGGATAAGCTCCTGCCTATACTATGGGCATATCGTACCACCTGCAAAGTGACAACTGAAGCTACCCCATTCATGCTGGCTTACGGAGCTGAAGCAGTGTTACCCGTAGAGATCACCCATGGATCTTCTAGGGTCGAAGTTTATGAACCGGAGACCAAcgaagaaggcatgaggctcgcTCTTGATCTCATTAACGAGGTTAGGAATGAAGCCAATTCCCGCAATGCAGAGTATCAACGGAGAGTGTCCCTCTATTATAATAGAAGGATTAAAGAAATGTTCTTTTAG